Proteins encoded together in one Ictidomys tridecemlineatus isolate mIctTri1 chromosome 3, mIctTri1.hap1, whole genome shotgun sequence window:
- the LOC144364767 gene encoding NAD(+) hydrolase SARM1-like isoform X2, whose amino-acid sequence MKSSITRKRFFRELTELKTFANYATCDRSNLADWLGSLDPRFRQYTYGLVSCGLDRSLLHHVSEQQLLEDCGIRMGVHRVCILSAAREMLHSPLPCTGCKPGGDIPDVFISYRRNSGSQLASLLKVHLQLHGFSVFIDVEKLEAGKFEDKLIQSVMGARNFVLVLSPGALDKCMLDHDCKDWVHKEIVTALSCGKNIVPVIDGFEWPEPQALPEDMQAVLTFNSIKWSHEYQEATTEKIIHFLQCRSSWDSSAGSDTSLEGAAPMGPP is encoded by the exons ATGAAATCTAGCATCACCCGCAAGAG GTTCTTTAGGGAGCTTACGGAACTCAAGACGTTCGCCAACTATGCTACGTGCGACCGCAGCAACCTGGCCGACTGGCTGGGCAGCCTGGACCCGCGCTTCCGACAGTACACCTATGGCCTGGTCAGCTGCGGCCTGGACCGCTCCCTGCTGCACCACGTGTCAGAACAGCAGCTGCTAGAAGACTGTGGCATCCGCATGGGCGTGCACCGCGTCTGCATCCTCTCTGCTGCCAGAG AAATGCTACACTCCCCACTGCCCTGTACTGGCTGCAAGCCCGGTGGGGACATCCCAGATGTCTTCATCAGCTACCGAAGAAACTCAGGCTCCCAGCTGGCCAG TCTCCTGAAGGTGCACCTACAGCTGCATGGCTTCAGTGTCTTTATCGATGTGGAGAAGCTAGAAGCGGGCAAGTTTGAGGACAAGCTCATCCAGAGCGTCATGGGTGCCCGCAACTTTGTGCTGGTGTTGTCACCTGGGGCCCTGGACAAGTGCATGCTGGACCATGACTGCAAGGACTGGGTGCACAAG GAGATTGTGACTGCTCTAAGCTGTGGCAAGAACATTGTGCCCGTCATTGATGGCTTTGAGTGGCCTGAGCCCCAGGCTCTGCCCGAGGACATGCAGGCTGTGCTTACCTTCAACAGCATCAA GTGGTCCCATGAGTACCAGGAGGCCACCACTGAGAAGATCATCCACTTCCTGCAGTGTCGCTCCTCCTGGGACTCATCTGCAGGCTCTGACACCAGTTTGGAGGGTGCTGCACCCATGGGCCCACCTTAA
- the LOC144364767 gene encoding NAD(+) hydrolase SARM1-like isoform X1, which yields MSTSDCILCGPIGSRRHGALWGMGSLHSSWKSLISALGPIHLLHCHFQFPTLVSVLEIWGWGRGVLPHTRPLPQEQQVDGDLLLRLTEEELQADLGMKSSITRKRFFRELTELKTFANYATCDRSNLADWLGSLDPRFRQYTYGLVSCGLDRSLLHHVSEQQLLEDCGIRMGVHRVCILSAAREMLHSPLPCTGCKPGGDIPDVFISYRRNSGSQLASLLKVHLQLHGFSVFIDVEKLEAGKFEDKLIQSVMGARNFVLVLSPGALDKCMLDHDCKDWVHKEIVTALSCGKNIVPVIDGFEWPEPQALPEDMQAVLTFNSIKGRNW from the exons ATGAGCACAAGCGACTGCATACTCTGTGGCCCTATAGGCTCCAGGCGCCACGGTGCCCTTTGGGGGATGGGGAGCCTGCACTCATCCTGGAAGTCCCTCATCTCTGCTCTGGGTCCCATCCACCTCCTCCACTGCCACTTCCAGTTTCCTACCCTTGTATCTGTGCTtgaaatttgggggtgggggaggggagtccTTCCTCACACCCGACCTCTCCCCCAGGAGCAGCAGGTAGATGGCGACCTTCTTCTGCGGCTCACAGAGGAGGAACTCCAAGCCGACCTGGGCATGAAATCTAGCATCACCCGCAAGAG GTTCTTTAGGGAGCTTACGGAACTCAAGACGTTCGCCAACTATGCTACGTGCGACCGCAGCAACCTGGCCGACTGGCTGGGCAGCCTGGACCCGCGCTTCCGACAGTACACCTATGGCCTGGTCAGCTGCGGCCTGGACCGCTCCCTGCTGCACCACGTGTCAGAACAGCAGCTGCTAGAAGACTGTGGCATCCGCATGGGCGTGCACCGCGTCTGCATCCTCTCTGCTGCCAGAG AAATGCTACACTCCCCACTGCCCTGTACTGGCTGCAAGCCCGGTGGGGACATCCCAGATGTCTTCATCAGCTACCGAAGAAACTCAGGCTCCCAGCTGGCCAG TCTCCTGAAGGTGCACCTACAGCTGCATGGCTTCAGTGTCTTTATCGATGTGGAGAAGCTAGAAGCGGGCAAGTTTGAGGACAAGCTCATCCAGAGCGTCATGGGTGCCCGCAACTTTGTGCTGGTGTTGTCACCTGGGGCCCTGGACAAGTGCATGCTGGACCATGACTGCAAGGACTGGGTGCACAAG GAGATTGTGACTGCTCTAAGCTGTGGCAAGAACATTGTGCCCGTCATTGATGGCTTTGAGTGGCCTGAGCCCCAGGCTCTGCCCGAGGACATGCAGGCTGTGCTTACCTTCAACAGCATCAA
- the LOC144375628 gene encoding solute carrier family 13 member 2-like: MKRCHRYCVVIGLCRTKAKFPRKTRGSTGPRNSTGAARRKSGLSVWLGDKLAPLQSVPPPATAFLLCLLVATFSECASNVATTTLFLPILASMAQAICLHPLYVMLPCTLAASLAFMLPVATPPNAIVFSFGGLKVSDMAQVGFLLNIIGVLVITLAINSWAIPIFDLHTFPFWAHSNTMTQCLLITTTSGP; encoded by the exons ATGAAGCGGTGCCACAGATACTGCGTGGTGATCGGACTCTGCAGGACCAAGGCAAAGTTCCCCAGGAAGACGAGAGGCTCCACGGGGCCGCGGAACAGCACGGGCGCCGCGCGCCGG AAATCCGGCCTGTCTGTGTGGCTGGGAGACAAACTGGCCCCGCTGCAGAGTGTACCACCGCCCGCTACCGCCTTCCTCCTGTGTCTCCTGGTTGCCACCTTCAGTGAGTGCGCCAGCAACGTGGCCACCACCACACTCTTCCTGCCCATCCTGGCCTCCATG GCTCAGGCCATCTGCCTCCACCCGCTCTATGTCATGCTCCCCTGCACTCTGGCGGCCTCCCTGGCCTTCATGCTGCCCGTGGCCACCCCACCCAACGCCATCGTCTTCTCTTTCGGGGGCCTCAAAGTGTCAGATATG GCCCAGGTGGGATTCCTGCTCAACATCATCGGAGTGCTGGTCATCACGCTAGCCATCAACAGCTGGGCCATCCCCATCTTTGACCTGCACACTTTCCCTTTCTGGGCCCACTCCAATACCATGACCCAATGCCTTCTCATCACCACCACGTCAGGCCCCTAG